A genomic window from Flavobacteriales bacterium includes:
- a CDS encoding FAD-dependent oxidoreductase codes for MQEQVDAIVVGAGMAGLVAAQHLTEAGKTVRIIEKGKQAGGRVRTDVVDGYRLDRGFQVLLTAYPEAQRYFDYNALDLREFDSGALVFHGRQHQLFYNSQRHRDRFVETLRSDIATLRDLTILMRLASRWKRSSVEDLFNQDQITTRKFLDKQGFSKRFIDRFLEPFLIGIFLESELETPQRMFEFVMKMFSEAPAAIPAKGMGVLADQLVAKLPEGSLVFDEEVRNIRTGSVKTRSGKIFEAPIIIMATDPTNMLRNYVEEHQPYRSVANLYFSADQAPYDQPLIGLNYGGSRWVNNVAVLTNLSKELAPEGKHLISVSVIRDTEHGERDLQKIVKSELAQSFGNSVLDWQLIRSYFIARALPSPSMFDIELDDQDVTYHKGIYLAGDYLLNGSLQAALYSGRRAAEVAIKSVVETPLSSSSSADEDSPE; via the coding sequence ATGCAGGAACAAGTAGATGCGATCGTTGTTGGAGCGGGAATGGCCGGACTGGTCGCTGCCCAGCATTTGACGGAAGCAGGGAAGACGGTTCGAATCATTGAAAAAGGAAAACAAGCCGGTGGGCGTGTGCGTACCGATGTTGTTGACGGTTATCGACTCGATAGGGGTTTTCAAGTGCTTTTAACGGCATACCCCGAAGCCCAACGCTATTTCGACTATAACGCCTTGGACCTACGGGAATTCGACAGTGGTGCCCTCGTTTTTCACGGCCGACAGCACCAACTGTTTTACAACTCGCAGCGCCATCGCGATCGATTCGTCGAAACCCTTCGTAGCGATATCGCAACCTTACGGGATCTTACTATTCTCATGCGGCTGGCGTCACGATGGAAAAGATCCTCTGTCGAAGACCTTTTCAATCAAGATCAAATAACCACTCGTAAGTTCCTTGATAAACAAGGATTTAGTAAGAGGTTTATAGATAGGTTCTTGGAGCCTTTCCTGATCGGAATATTTCTGGAGTCGGAACTTGAAACGCCACAGCGTATGTTCGAGTTCGTTATGAAAATGTTTAGTGAAGCTCCTGCCGCTATTCCAGCAAAAGGAATGGGAGTGCTCGCCGATCAACTAGTCGCAAAACTGCCGGAGGGCAGTCTTGTCTTTGACGAAGAGGTTCGCAATATCCGAACGGGAAGCGTAAAAACACGTTCCGGCAAGATCTTCGAAGCACCGATCATCATAATGGCTACTGATCCAACGAACATGCTCCGAAACTATGTTGAAGAGCACCAGCCGTACCGATCGGTAGCGAACTTGTATTTCTCGGCGGACCAAGCGCCATATGATCAACCGCTCATAGGTTTGAATTACGGAGGTTCCCGGTGGGTAAACAATGTTGCCGTACTCACCAATCTCAGCAAAGAACTGGCTCCTGAAGGCAAACACCTGATATCGGTATCGGTGATTCGCGACACGGAACACGGTGAGCGCGATCTCCAAAAGATCGTCAAGAGCGAACTCGCACAATCGTTCGGTAATTCCGTACTCGACTGGCAACTCATACGCTCTTATTTCATTGCGCGAGCACTCCCCTCACCTTCGATGTTCGATATAGAACTCGACGATCAGGATGTAACATATCATAAGGGTATATACTTGGCCGGGGATTACCTACTCAACGGCTCCCTACAAGCCGCACTTTACAGCGGAAGACGAGCGGCTGAAGTAGCGATAAAAAGTGTCGTAGAAACGCCTCTCAGTAGTTCATCAAGCGCTGACGAAGATAGTCCAGAGTAA